The sequence below is a genomic window from Serratia nevei.
GCGGTGCAGGGCATCGGCGCCTGCCTTGCGCCTAACGTGAAGGTGACGATCGATGATTCCGACGGGCCAGGCCGCGGGCAAACCCTGTGTGATATGCGGGGACGATATATGAACTATCCGCCGCAGCCCGATGCCAACTGCCATGTGGTATTAAGCACCGAGCTTAATATGTCGGAGTTGCTGCTCGCGAAGCTGTTGTCGTTGGCGTAATTCGTCTCTATCGACAACGTCTGAGTGTATAAGAGGCCTTTCCGGAGGCCTCTGAATGAGCACTGAATAAGGGGGAAAGAGATCGGGCTGGATTTATCGATCCGCAGAAGTGCGAATCCAAATCGATGGATGCGTTTGGTATTTGTTTAGCGCATGTTGAGTACAGTGTTTCCCCTGTGCAGTCTGATTATTGATGCGTTTTGCCGAATTAATCCGGGCCATAAAGTATTAACCAATCTTCCTTTTTTATTTTATATATGCGGAACATGTTGTGGGAAATGAAAATTTAACGTTGCATCATGACAATGATGCACGCTCCTTTCTGGAGGGGCAGCTCGATAGATTTAATTCAAAGTTCATGGGGTTAAATGCTCACGAGTATGGTGTTTATTATAAAGACGGCGATGAGAAAATAATCGCGGGACTTTATGCAGAGTCTTACGGGGCCGTTTTTTACATCCATTATCTTTGGATTGATGAAGCGCAGCGCGGCCGGCGTTTAGGCCACCGTCTGCTGGAAGCTGCAGAGGCTCATGCCAGACAGTTGGGATGCGCCAGCGTCTCCGTGGACACGTTTAGCTTT
It includes:
- a CDS encoding GNAT family N-acetyltransferase, with translation MGNENLTLHHDNDARSFLEGQLDRFNSKFMGLNAHEYGVYYKDGDEKIIAGLYAESYGAVFYIHYLWIDEAQRGRRLGHRLLEAAEAHARQLGCASVSVDTFSFQAPNFYLKQGFQMIGELDCGNEITRSYLNKQL